In Bactrocera neohumeralis isolate Rockhampton chromosome 5, APGP_CSIRO_Bneo_wtdbg2-racon-allhic-juicebox.fasta_v2, whole genome shotgun sequence, the genomic window TCATAGAAGTTGGTGGCATACAAGTCAAAGAGAAACCTGATCCCCTACCCTCCGATATCGCTGAACTGCTAGACGGCTCACCAGAAGGTGTGATATACTTCAGTTTAGGCAGCCTTATACGCGGTAACACATTGAAGGCGGACACAGTGCATACAATATTCAACGTATTGTCCAAGTTACCTTACAAGGTGCTATGGAAATGGGGCGCCGACTACCCAGGCAATGCGTCGAACATCCTCTTCAAAAGCTGGCTTCCACAGACCGACGTACTCGCGCATCCAAATATCAAACTTTTCATTACGCATGGCGGCAAAGGCAGCGTAGTGGAGGCGGAGTATAATGGCGTACCTATGGTGGGCATACCACTCTTCTCCGATCAGCCCGCAAATATGGAGGAAGTGCGACAGGCAGGCTTCGGTACCTATGTACCTTATGCCGATTTGACTGAAGAGAGTTTACGTGAGGCGATCGAAGATGTTATTAACAATCCAAAGTACAGAAAAGCGGTGCGCGAATTCTCGGAAGTGTATCGAGATCGTCCCATGACACCGCGTCAATCGGTTGTCTGGTGGGTGGACTATGTGCTGCGGCATAAAGGCGCCAAGCATTTACAATCGCCGGCCGTGTACTTGACGCATTGGCAGCTTATGTCGTTGGATGTGTTAGGTGTGTTGTTGGCGATCGTGGCGGTTGTGGTGGGTTTATTGATAAGTCTGTGGAGATTTTGCATCACAAAGCTATTAGCGCGTCTGATAAAAAAGAATGGCGTGAACGGAACGAagcgaaatgcaaaaaaaagtgcCAAAGTAGAATAAGGgttcagaaatattttaagttaataaataaatgtaatatggaaaagcaatattaaagttttcgctaaaaatatgtatgggtagtcgaaaaagtattttcgtattttgttaacatacttgtatgtcgttgcagtcatatATCTCCAATGTAATTGGTatcattgtgtcataccatatagtgttggaaaggtgagattttaagcttcacttcaccaaaaacaattaaattcggggaagttacagctgttcaaaaatgtgtgaaaaaattaagaaattcgctatattttgaaatttttgtataaaaaggaaagaatgccacgcaagccaccaatgaaatttttgaagtttacagagacgatgctgtatcagttcgtgtagcataacaatggttcgctcgctttcgttctgaAAAATGCACCTCGCtttggtcgacctatcgttgaaaaagtggatgaaattatggaaaagattgaccagggccgccacataagcagccatgacatcgctaaggaacttagcattcatcatcaaacggttttgaaccatttaaaaaagactgggtacaaaaaaaaaactcgatgtttgagtaccacatgaattgtctgtggaaaatttaaggggccgaattaacatctgcgactctttgctgaaacgaaatgaaatcgaaccatttctgaagcgactggtaacagaagacgaaaagtgtatcaaatacgacaataatgcgcgaaaaagatcatggtccaagcgtggtgaaccTCAAAAACTGGTCGCAAAGCcaagattgacgcctcgaaagacTATGCTGAAtgtttgatgggattggaaaggaatcatccacaatgagctgctccagcctagtCGAATGATCGATTCTACgttttactgtcaacaattgatgagat contains:
- the LOC126760806 gene encoding UDP-glycosyltransferase UGT5-like, producing the protein MQWPIAYVGVFVFVAITYLIPTQDAARILGFFPSPGDSHLIIHCAVADTLAQAGHNVTVIATKPNVNPKAKYNYIYIDTPLLPPSFLKNFVNQPMSFYKRYPMLLKEVSKMHNRTLWHPEIQQFLQDHGAGSFDLLLVGYFANDFHVGLGAHFKCPVILTFMVQPIFYLNELIGNPSEHAYVPTVFSGLKQPMNFWARLENYLIYLFEYYYMGPLMKSTAQKYYSYNFPANSGYPSFEEARRNVALIFANHWFAQGPVRPHVPSLIEVGGIQVKEKPDPLPSDIAELLDGSPEGVIYFSLGSLIRGNTLKADTVHTIFNVLSKLPYKVLWKWGADYPGNASNILFKSWLPQTDVLAHPNIKLFITHGGKGSVVEAEYNGVPMVGIPLFSDQPANMEEVRQAGFGTYVPYADLTEESLREAIEDVINNPKYRKAVREFSEVYRDRPMTPRQSVVWWVDYVLRHKGAKHLQSPAVYLTHWQLMSLDVLGVLLAIVAVVVGLLISLWRFCITKLLARLIKKNGVNGTKRNAKKSAKVE